One window from the genome of Halofilum ochraceum encodes:
- a CDS encoding hybrid-cluster NAD(P)-dependent oxidoreductase, producing the protein MSESLQPDTIHTLPGWNGGRMTMQCLRVEAETHDVATFVFRSEQPTLFDFRPGQFVTLEPVIDGRTVPRCYSISSTPSRPCTFSITVKRVPGGLVSNWLHDHLRAGDRLTVSAPQGDFNIVDRPAERILMLSGGSGITPVMSMLRWLHDTAADVDIHFVHAARSPEDIIFRRELEAMDRANDRLRLSVTCESTGNGSWSGHRGRLSASMLQQMVPDLSERTVFTCGPEPYMEAVRDILGGLGFPASQYHEESFGGAPPAEPDREMPEPVVDADDDDTGDVVEATAVETGCTVRLARTGIEFTCAPSETLLEAVQNNGAWIPCACQMGVCGSCKVLKTAGDTRMQHMGGISDDEEAAGYVLACCTYPAGAVELDC; encoded by the coding sequence ATGTCCGAATCACTGCAGCCCGACACGATCCACACACTGCCCGGCTGGAACGGCGGCCGCATGACGATGCAGTGTCTGCGGGTCGAAGCCGAGACGCACGATGTCGCCACCTTCGTGTTCCGGTCGGAGCAGCCGACGCTGTTCGATTTCCGGCCCGGTCAGTTCGTCACCCTCGAACCCGTGATCGATGGACGGACGGTGCCGCGCTGCTACTCGATATCGAGCACACCCTCGCGCCCGTGCACGTTCAGCATCACCGTCAAGCGCGTGCCCGGCGGTCTCGTGTCCAACTGGCTTCATGACCATCTGCGCGCTGGCGACAGACTGACCGTTTCGGCACCGCAGGGGGACTTCAACATCGTCGATCGCCCGGCCGAGCGGATCCTCATGCTGTCGGGCGGCAGCGGCATAACCCCCGTGATGTCGATGCTGCGCTGGTTGCACGACACGGCCGCGGATGTGGATATCCACTTCGTCCACGCGGCACGTTCCCCCGAGGACATCATTTTCCGCCGCGAACTCGAGGCAATGGACCGGGCCAACGATCGCCTGCGGCTGTCGGTGACCTGCGAATCGACCGGTAACGGCTCCTGGTCCGGTCACCGCGGGCGGCTGAGCGCATCGATGCTCCAGCAGATGGTCCCGGACCTGAGCGAGCGTACGGTGTTTACCTGCGGTCCGGAACCGTACATGGAGGCCGTGCGCGATATCCTTGGCGGGCTCGGCTTTCCCGCCAGCCAGTATCATGAAGAGAGCTTCGGCGGTGCGCCGCCGGCCGAACCCGACAGGGAAATGCCGGAGCCGGTGGTCGATGCGGACGACGACGATACCGGCGACGTCGTCGAAGCCACGGCAGTCGAAACCGGGTGCACGGTGCGGCTCGCCCGCACGGGCATCGAGTTCACCTGTGCACCCTCCGAGACACTGCTCGAAGCGGTCCAGAATAACGGCGCATGGATACCCTGTGCCTGTCAGATGGGCGTGTGCGGTTCGTGCAAGGTCCTCAAGACCGCAGGCGACACCCGCATGCAGCACATGGGTGGCATCTCCGACGACGAAGAAGCCGCGGGTTACGTTCTCGCCTGTTGCACGTACCCGGCGGGCGCGGTGGAACTCGACTGCTGA
- a CDS encoding LysR substrate-binding domain-containing protein: protein MSRRLPPAQTLHAFDAAARHMSFTEAARELGVTQAAVSQRIRLLEHQLGQTLFLRHARGLELTEAGQAFMPAVTEAFERLSTGIAEAFGTPRDAPLTVRTTPGFAAHWLAPRFHDFQRAHPGISLRITTAVWPNDFDLDGADLEVRYGHGEWDGVECQRLTHERLAPVCTPATARELRDPEDLAGRQLLHAAGFATGWPQWLAWVGAGHLLDRTTPLIGDTMAVVLALTMRDAGIALARSGFVETALAEGTLVAPFDLWLETDESFFLTRVAGRQPRPDAEIFWTWLVGQREAGT from the coding sequence ATGTCTCGACGCCTGCCGCCCGCGCAGACCCTCCATGCCTTCGACGCGGCCGCCCGTCACATGAGTTTCACCGAGGCCGCACGCGAGCTCGGGGTCACCCAGGCGGCGGTCAGCCAGCGGATCCGACTGCTGGAACACCAATTGGGCCAGACGCTGTTTCTGCGCCATGCGCGCGGACTGGAACTGACGGAGGCGGGGCAGGCCTTCATGCCGGCGGTTACCGAGGCCTTTGAGCGCTTGTCGACCGGGATCGCCGAGGCCTTTGGTACGCCTCGGGATGCGCCGTTGACGGTCCGTACGACCCCGGGATTCGCCGCTCATTGGCTGGCGCCCCGTTTCCACGACTTTCAGCGCGCACACCCGGGGATTTCGTTGCGAATCACGACCGCGGTCTGGCCGAACGATTTCGATCTCGACGGGGCGGATCTGGAAGTCCGGTACGGCCATGGCGAGTGGGACGGTGTCGAGTGTCAGCGACTCACGCATGAACGGCTGGCGCCGGTGTGCACGCCCGCGACCGCGCGTGAGCTGCGCGATCCGGAGGATCTCGCGGGTCGCCAGCTGCTGCACGCGGCGGGATTCGCCACGGGCTGGCCGCAGTGGCTGGCCTGGGTCGGCGCCGGGCATCTGCTCGATCGGACCACACCGTTGATCGGCGACACGATGGCGGTGGTCCTGGCGCTGACGATGCGCGATGCGGGGATCGCGCTCGCGCGGAGCGGATTCGTCGAAACCGCGCTCGCGGAGGGGACGCTCGTGGCACCGTTCGATCTCTGGCTGGAGACCGACGAGTCGTTCTTTCTGACCCGGGTCGCCGGCCGCCAGCCCCGTCCGGACGCGGAAATCTTCTGGACCTGGCTGGTGGGTCAGCGGGAAGCGGGTACGTAA
- a CDS encoding TauD/TfdA family dioxygenase — translation MTAEALAAEYTTTADMGELAPYAGGPDLTDAASHNGSVQLTWEDGTQADFPLMWLRDHCACTQCRHPQTRERLVRIIDLPETLPEPAVTLTESGALHLEWPAMEGFGVHESLFDAGWLHQRADASRADPLDVDRKTPWTSAIADALPVVDHHAFMNTEAGLSDWLQALDRYGFAVLRNGPTEPGEVIRVAERVGWPRETNFGRHFDVVSMPDPNNAAYTAVALEPHVDLPNWQRPPDFQMLYCLANESEGGESTLTDGMAVARALRDRDPEAYRVLTETEIDFRFQDESSDIHYRAPVIGCDDYGNPTVLRFNNWIRDTLRLPAAEVDAFYRAYRRFWQMLRDPAWTLRFMLRPGEMIAFDNLRVLHGRDAFDPNTGHRHLQGTYLDRDLIRSRQRVLERSRA, via the coding sequence ATGACCGCCGAAGCGCTCGCAGCCGAGTACACCACCACCGCGGATATGGGCGAACTTGCCCCGTACGCCGGGGGACCCGATCTCACGGACGCGGCGAGCCATAACGGTTCGGTACAGCTGACCTGGGAGGACGGTACACAGGCTGATTTCCCACTGATGTGGCTGCGCGACCACTGTGCCTGCACCCAGTGTCGGCATCCACAGACCCGCGAACGCCTCGTTCGGATCATCGATCTCCCCGAGACCCTGCCCGAACCGGCGGTAACGCTCACCGAATCCGGCGCCCTGCACCTCGAATGGCCGGCCATGGAGGGATTCGGTGTACACGAGAGCCTGTTCGATGCCGGCTGGCTCCATCAGCGCGCGGACGCGTCCCGGGCGGACCCGCTCGATGTCGACCGCAAGACGCCCTGGACGTCCGCGATCGCGGATGCCCTTCCGGTGGTCGACCATCACGCCTTCATGAACACGGAAGCGGGCCTCTCCGATTGGCTGCAGGCACTCGACCGCTACGGTTTCGCGGTGCTGCGCAACGGACCGACCGAGCCCGGCGAGGTCATTCGGGTAGCCGAACGTGTCGGCTGGCCGCGCGAGACCAACTTCGGCCGGCATTTCGATGTCGTCTCGATGCCCGACCCCAACAACGCCGCCTACACCGCCGTGGCGCTGGAACCGCACGTCGATCTGCCGAACTGGCAGCGCCCGCCCGATTTCCAGATGCTCTACTGCCTCGCGAATGAATCGGAAGGTGGCGAATCGACGTTGACCGACGGCATGGCCGTCGCCCGCGCGCTGCGCGACCGCGATCCCGAGGCCTACCGCGTCCTGACCGAGACGGAGATCGACTTCCGCTTCCAGGACGAAAGCTCGGACATCCATTATCGCGCCCCCGTGATCGGCTGTGACGACTACGGCAACCCGACCGTATTGCGTTTCAACAACTGGATCCGGGACACGCTGCGCCTCCCCGCAGCCGAGGTCGACGCCTTCTATCGCGCCTACCGGCGCTTCTGGCAGATGCTGCGCGACCCCGCCTGGACATTGCGCTTCATGCTGCGCCCGGGCGAGATGATCGCCTTCGACAATCTCCGTGTCCTGCACGGGCGCGACGCGTTCGACCCGAATACCGGACACCGCCACCTGCAGGGGACCTATCTCGACCGTGACCTCATTCGGTCACGCCAGCGGGTACTGGAGCGGTCCAGGGCCTGA
- a CDS encoding glycine betaine ABC transporter substrate-binding protein: MKRQRVIQRAATVGAAVVMTAMLLLPLRAAAAEPVRFAIQAWPGVTVKTEVARQLLETMGYPTELQELDPQFVYQGI, translated from the coding sequence ATGAAACGACAACGAGTAATCCAGCGCGCCGCCACTGTAGGCGCAGCCGTAGTGATGACCGCCATGCTCCTGCTGCCGCTGCGCGCCGCCGCCGCCGAACCGGTGCGTTTCGCCATCCAGGCCTGGCCCGGCGTGACCGTGAAGACCGAGGTCGCCCGCCAGTTGCTTGAGACGATGGGTTATCCGACCGAGCTGCAGGAACTCGACCCACAGTTCGTCTACCAGGGCATTC